From Salvia splendens isolate huo1 chromosome 3, SspV2, whole genome shotgun sequence, a single genomic window includes:
- the LOC121795876 gene encoding probable ATP-dependent DNA helicase CHR12 isoform X3 codes for MMRLRRPQFGFGDAFSMATDDPLKKKREAERFSKFEEEEKNRIESRQRKFFADLLDAARELQLQVQAAQKRRKQRNDGIQAWHGRLRQRATRAEKLRFQALKADDQEAYMKMVEESKNERLTMLLGKTNDLLVRLGAAVQREKDAAHDSIEPLEGSDADLPELSASRTDTPAQSIPEDDEEIDDESDDKAKTGDLLEGQRKYNSAVHSIQEKVTEQPSMLQGGELRTYQIEGLQWMVSLFNNNLNGILADEMGLGKTIQTISLIAHLMENKGVNGPHLIVAPKAVLPNWVNEFTTWAPRYSISAVLYDGRIDERKALREKYSGEGKFSVLITHYDLIIRDKAFLRKIHWHYLVVDEGHRLKNYDSVLARTLVSGYRIRRRLLLTGTPIQNSLQELWSLLNFLLPNIFNSVENFEEWFNAPFADKCDVSLTDEEQLLVIRRLHHVIRPFILRRRKDEVEKYLPSKTQVILKCDLSAWQKAYYKQVTEQGRVGLSHGSGRSKSLQNLTMQLRKCCNHPYLFVTDYYMQQSENIVRSSGKFELLDRLLPKLHRAGHRVLLFSQMTKLMTILGDYLTLKGYQFLRLDGTTNTGDRGELLKKFNAPDSSYFIFLLSTRAGGLGLNLQTADTVIIFDSDWNPQMDQQAEDRAHRIGQKKEVRVFVLVSVGSVEEVILERAKQKMGIDAKVIQAGLFNTTSTAQDRREMLEEIMRKGTSALGEDVPSEREINRLAARTEEEFWLFEKMDEERRQRENYRSRLIEEHEVPDWVFAEPEINGKGKGSLDQDLPVTGKRHRKEVIREDAISDSLWMKVLENGNEGSKYAAKRRRENPPPSVELPTDNVAVEETVELKSETTTSMASEARSEDTSGWTSQKSNAESSRSGLEASETGMNGLTWKAHKRKRSSLV; via the exons ATGATGAGATTACGTCGTCCTCAATTTGGCTTTGGAGATGCTTTTTCTATGGCAACCGATGACCCATTGAAGAAGAAACGAGAGGCTGAG AGGTTTTCAAAATTTGAGGAGGAAGAGAAGAATCGGATAGAGTCTAGGCAAAGGAAATTCTTTGCTGATTTACTTGATGCTGCACGTGAACTACAATTGCAAGTGCAGGCTGCCCAGAAACGGCGGAAACAGAGAAATGACGGTATTCAG GCTTGGCATGGAAGACTGAGGCAAAGAGCTACACGAGCTGAAAAATTGAGGTTCCAAGCTTTGAAAGCTGATGATCAAGAAGCTTACATGAAAATGGTTGAGGAGAGCAAGAATGAGAGATTGACGATGCTCCTTGGAAAAACTAATGATCTCTTAGTTCGCCTGGGTGCTGCTGTTCAACGTGAAAAAGATGCTGCCCATGATAGCATTGAACCCCTGGAAGGTTCAGATGCTGACTTGCCTGAGTTATCTGCTTCAAGGACGGATACACCAGCACAATCAATTCCTGAGGATGATGAAGAGATTGATGACGAGTCTGATGATAAAGCAAAGACTGGTGATTTATTAGAAGGGCAGCGGAAGTATAATTCTGCTGTACACTCTATTCAGGAAAAG GTGACAGAGCAACCATCCATGCTTCAAGGTGGAGAGTTACGAACATACCAAATAGAGGGGCTTCAATGGATGGTGTCACTGTTCAATAACAATCTAAATGGAATTTTAGCTGATGAAATGGGGTTGGGAAAAACAATTCAGACCATCTCTCTGATTGCCCATCTCATGGAAAACAAGGGTGTGAATGGGCCCCACTTGATTGTTGCCCCAAAAGCTGTTCTGCCAAATTGGGTTAATGAATTTACTACTTGGGCTCCTAGGTACAG TATTTCCGCAGTTCTTTATGATGGACGCATCGATGAAAGAAAGGCCTTGAGAGAAAAGTATTCAGGAGAGGGGAAGTTTAGTGTTTTGATTACCCATTACGATCTTATCATTAGAGATAAAGCATTTTTGAGGAAAATCCACTGGCACTACCTAGTTGTCGACGAAGGACATCGACTTAAAAATTATGATAGTGTGCTTGCACGGACTCTTGTTTCAGG TTACCGAATTCGGCGGAGACTTCTTTTGACTGGAACTCCTATCCAGAATAGTTTGCAGGAACTGTGGTCCCTACTTAACTTTCTCCTTCCTAATATCTTCAATTCAGTCGAAAACTTTGAGGAGTGGTTTAATGCTCCCTTTGCTGACAAATGTGATGTCAGCTTAACAGATGAAGAACAGCTGCTAGTCATTCGTCGTTTGCACCAT GTCATTAGGCCATTTATTTTGAGGAGGAGGAAGGATGAGGTCGAAAAGTACCTACCTAGTAAAACTCAGGTCATACTAAAATGCGACTTGTCCGCATGGCAGAAAGCATATTACAAGCAAGTGACCGAGCAAGGGCGTGTTGGTCTTTCTCATG GTAGTGGTCGTTCGAAAAGTCTTCAGAATCTGACAATGCAGCTCCGGAAATGTTGTAACCACCCATACCTGTTTGTTACGGATTACTATATGCAGCAGAGTGAGAATATTGTCAGGTCATCAGGAAAATTCGAGCTTCTTGATCGCCTACTCCCCAAACTTCATAGAGCCGGGCACAGAGTCCTTCTTTTCTCTCAAATGACTAAGCTCATGACCATACTCGGAGATTATCTGACGCTGAAAGGTTATCAGTTCCTTAGACTTGACGGCACTACCAACACTGGTGACAGGGGTGAATTACTAAAAAAGTTCAATGCGCCCGACTCATCTTACTTCATTTTTCTCCTAAGCACTCGTGCTGGAGGACTCGGTCTGAATTTACAGACTGCAGATACAGTTATCATCTTCGATAGCGACTGGAACCCTCAGATGGACCAGCAGGCAGAAGATCGTGCCCATCGTATTGGCCAGAAGAAGGAGGTCAGAGTTTTTGTGCTCGTCAGTGTTGGATCTGTCGAAGAAGTTATCTTAGAAAGAGCTAAGCAGAAGATGGGTATTGATGCCAAGGTCATTCAAGCAGGATTGTTTAATACAACTTCGACAG CTCAAGACAGGAGGGAGATGTTGGAGGAAATCATGCGTAAAGGCacaagcgcgcttggagaagaCGTGCCAAGTGAAAGAGAGATCAATCGCCTGGCAGCCCGGACAGAGGAGGAGTTTTGGTTATTCGAGAAGATGGACGAGGAGAGAAGGCAGCGAGAAAACTACAGGTCCCGTCTCATAGAAGAACACGAGGTGCCAGATTGGGTATTTGCAGAGCCAGAAATAAACGGCAAGGGTAAAGGATCTCTGGACCAAGACTTGCCTGTAACAGGGAAGAGGCACAGGAAGGAGGTGATTCGTGAGGATGCTATAAGTGATTCACTGTGGATGAAGGTTTTGGAGAACGGGAACGAAGGGTCTAAATATGCTGCTAAAAGGAGAAGAGAGAATCCTCCCCCGTCTGTTGAATTGCCTACAGATAATGTTGCTGTGGAGGAGACTGTGGAGCTCAAGAGTGAGACGACAACGTCCATGGCGAGTGAGGCCAGGAGTGAAGACACCTCTGGCTGGACCTCTCAGAAGTCGAACGCCGAAAGTTCTAGAAGTGGATTAGAAGCTTCGGAAACTGGGATGAATGGCTTGACATGGAAGGCACATAAAAGGAAGAGATCGAGCTTGGTTTAG
- the LOC121795876 gene encoding probable ATP-dependent DNA helicase CHR12 isoform X1, translating into MSAQVADTDPPLSSAKTLICALNFLSRNLPLPQHLYDAVSSIYEPHAAPQFPTHGIHPADATNDPLPKEKLGVSTYNELMLDFEDAVLKQRSACLPSSKLSDLKETRFQSQIKHRLTELEELPTSRGEDLQSRCLLELYGLKLAELQSKVRSEVSSEYWLRLHCANPDKQLFDWGMMRLRRPQFGFGDAFSMATDDPLKKKREAERFSKFEEEEKNRIESRQRKFFADLLDAARELQLQVQAAQKRRKQRNDGIQAWHGRLRQRATRAEKLRFQALKADDQEAYMKMVEESKNERLTMLLGKTNDLLVRLGAAVQREKDAAHDSIEPLEGSDADLPELSASRTDTPAQSIPEDDEEIDDESDDKAKTGDLLEGQRKYNSAVHSIQEKVTEQPSMLQGGELRTYQIEGLQWMVSLFNNNLNGILADEMGLGKTIQTISLIAHLMENKGVNGPHLIVAPKAVLPNWVNEFTTWAPRYSISAVLYDGRIDERKALREKYSGEGKFSVLITHYDLIIRDKAFLRKIHWHYLVVDEGHRLKNYDSVLARTLVSGYRIRRRLLLTGTPIQNSLQELWSLLNFLLPNIFNSVENFEEWFNAPFADKCDVSLTDEEQLLVIRRLHHVIRPFILRRRKDEVEKYLPSKTQVILKCDLSAWQKAYYKQVTEQGRVGLSHGSGRSKSLQNLTMQLRKCCNHPYLFVTDYYMQQSENIVRSSGKFELLDRLLPKLHRAGHRVLLFSQMTKLMTILGDYLTLKGYQFLRLDGTTNTGDRGELLKKFNAPDSSYFIFLLSTRAGGLGLNLQTADTVIIFDSDWNPQMDQQAEDRAHRIGQKKEVRVFVLVSVGSVEEVILERAKQKMGIDAKVIQAGLFNTTSTAQDRREMLEEIMRKGTSALGEDVPSEREINRLAARTEEEFWLFEKMDEERRQRENYRSRLIEEHEVPDWVFAEPEINGKGKGSLDQDLPVTGKRHRKEVIREDAISDSLWMKVLENGNEGSKYAAKRRRENPPPSVELPTDNVAVEETVELKSETTTSMASEARSEDTSGWTSQKSNAESSRSGLEASETGMNGLTWKAHKRKRSSLV; encoded by the exons ATGTCCGCACAGGTGGCCGACACCGACCCGCCTCTTTCCAGCGCCAAGACGCTAATCTGCGCCCTTAATTTCCTCTCCCGCAATCTGCCCCTGCCCCAGCACCTCTACGACGCCGTTTCCTCCATCTACGAACCCCATGCTGCTCCTCAATTCCCCACTCATGGTATTCATCCTGCTGATGCCACCAACGATCCGCTGCCAAAG GAAAAATTGGGTGTTTCAACTTACAATGAGTTAATGTTGGATTTTGAGGATGCGGTGTTGAAGCAGAGATCAGCTTGTTTACCTAGTTCGAAATTATCAGACTTAAAGGAGACCAGGTTTCAGAGCCAAATAAAGCATCGGTTAACTGAACTTGAAG AATTGCCTACAAGTAGAGGCGAGGACCTGCAGTCCAGATGCTTGCTTGAACTCTATGGACTAAAG TTAGCTGAGCTCCAGAGCAAAGTCCGCTCTGAAGTCAGTTCTGAATATTGGCTTCGACTGCATTGTGCAAATCCTGACAAGCAGCTTTTTGATTGGGGAATGATGAGATTACGTCGTCCTCAATTTGGCTTTGGAGATGCTTTTTCTATGGCAACCGATGACCCATTGAAGAAGAAACGAGAGGCTGAG AGGTTTTCAAAATTTGAGGAGGAAGAGAAGAATCGGATAGAGTCTAGGCAAAGGAAATTCTTTGCTGATTTACTTGATGCTGCACGTGAACTACAATTGCAAGTGCAGGCTGCCCAGAAACGGCGGAAACAGAGAAATGACGGTATTCAG GCTTGGCATGGAAGACTGAGGCAAAGAGCTACACGAGCTGAAAAATTGAGGTTCCAAGCTTTGAAAGCTGATGATCAAGAAGCTTACATGAAAATGGTTGAGGAGAGCAAGAATGAGAGATTGACGATGCTCCTTGGAAAAACTAATGATCTCTTAGTTCGCCTGGGTGCTGCTGTTCAACGTGAAAAAGATGCTGCCCATGATAGCATTGAACCCCTGGAAGGTTCAGATGCTGACTTGCCTGAGTTATCTGCTTCAAGGACGGATACACCAGCACAATCAATTCCTGAGGATGATGAAGAGATTGATGACGAGTCTGATGATAAAGCAAAGACTGGTGATTTATTAGAAGGGCAGCGGAAGTATAATTCTGCTGTACACTCTATTCAGGAAAAG GTGACAGAGCAACCATCCATGCTTCAAGGTGGAGAGTTACGAACATACCAAATAGAGGGGCTTCAATGGATGGTGTCACTGTTCAATAACAATCTAAATGGAATTTTAGCTGATGAAATGGGGTTGGGAAAAACAATTCAGACCATCTCTCTGATTGCCCATCTCATGGAAAACAAGGGTGTGAATGGGCCCCACTTGATTGTTGCCCCAAAAGCTGTTCTGCCAAATTGGGTTAATGAATTTACTACTTGGGCTCCTAGGTACAG TATTTCCGCAGTTCTTTATGATGGACGCATCGATGAAAGAAAGGCCTTGAGAGAAAAGTATTCAGGAGAGGGGAAGTTTAGTGTTTTGATTACCCATTACGATCTTATCATTAGAGATAAAGCATTTTTGAGGAAAATCCACTGGCACTACCTAGTTGTCGACGAAGGACATCGACTTAAAAATTATGATAGTGTGCTTGCACGGACTCTTGTTTCAGG TTACCGAATTCGGCGGAGACTTCTTTTGACTGGAACTCCTATCCAGAATAGTTTGCAGGAACTGTGGTCCCTACTTAACTTTCTCCTTCCTAATATCTTCAATTCAGTCGAAAACTTTGAGGAGTGGTTTAATGCTCCCTTTGCTGACAAATGTGATGTCAGCTTAACAGATGAAGAACAGCTGCTAGTCATTCGTCGTTTGCACCAT GTCATTAGGCCATTTATTTTGAGGAGGAGGAAGGATGAGGTCGAAAAGTACCTACCTAGTAAAACTCAGGTCATACTAAAATGCGACTTGTCCGCATGGCAGAAAGCATATTACAAGCAAGTGACCGAGCAAGGGCGTGTTGGTCTTTCTCATG GTAGTGGTCGTTCGAAAAGTCTTCAGAATCTGACAATGCAGCTCCGGAAATGTTGTAACCACCCATACCTGTTTGTTACGGATTACTATATGCAGCAGAGTGAGAATATTGTCAGGTCATCAGGAAAATTCGAGCTTCTTGATCGCCTACTCCCCAAACTTCATAGAGCCGGGCACAGAGTCCTTCTTTTCTCTCAAATGACTAAGCTCATGACCATACTCGGAGATTATCTGACGCTGAAAGGTTATCAGTTCCTTAGACTTGACGGCACTACCAACACTGGTGACAGGGGTGAATTACTAAAAAAGTTCAATGCGCCCGACTCATCTTACTTCATTTTTCTCCTAAGCACTCGTGCTGGAGGACTCGGTCTGAATTTACAGACTGCAGATACAGTTATCATCTTCGATAGCGACTGGAACCCTCAGATGGACCAGCAGGCAGAAGATCGTGCCCATCGTATTGGCCAGAAGAAGGAGGTCAGAGTTTTTGTGCTCGTCAGTGTTGGATCTGTCGAAGAAGTTATCTTAGAAAGAGCTAAGCAGAAGATGGGTATTGATGCCAAGGTCATTCAAGCAGGATTGTTTAATACAACTTCGACAG CTCAAGACAGGAGGGAGATGTTGGAGGAAATCATGCGTAAAGGCacaagcgcgcttggagaagaCGTGCCAAGTGAAAGAGAGATCAATCGCCTGGCAGCCCGGACAGAGGAGGAGTTTTGGTTATTCGAGAAGATGGACGAGGAGAGAAGGCAGCGAGAAAACTACAGGTCCCGTCTCATAGAAGAACACGAGGTGCCAGATTGGGTATTTGCAGAGCCAGAAATAAACGGCAAGGGTAAAGGATCTCTGGACCAAGACTTGCCTGTAACAGGGAAGAGGCACAGGAAGGAGGTGATTCGTGAGGATGCTATAAGTGATTCACTGTGGATGAAGGTTTTGGAGAACGGGAACGAAGGGTCTAAATATGCTGCTAAAAGGAGAAGAGAGAATCCTCCCCCGTCTGTTGAATTGCCTACAGATAATGTTGCTGTGGAGGAGACTGTGGAGCTCAAGAGTGAGACGACAACGTCCATGGCGAGTGAGGCCAGGAGTGAAGACACCTCTGGCTGGACCTCTCAGAAGTCGAACGCCGAAAGTTCTAGAAGTGGATTAGAAGCTTCGGAAACTGGGATGAATGGCTTGACATGGAAGGCACATAAAAGGAAGAGATCGAGCTTGGTTTAG
- the LOC121795876 gene encoding probable ATP-dependent DNA helicase CHR12 isoform X2, whose translation MSAQVADTDPPLSSAKTLICALNFLSRNLPLPQHLYDAVSSIYEPHAAPQFPTHGIHPADATNDPLPKEKLGVSTYNELMLDFEDAVLKQRSACLPSSKLSDLKETRFQSQIKHRLTELEELPTSRGEDLQSRCLLELYGLKLAELQSKVRSEVSSEYWLRLHCANPDKQLFDWGMMRLRRPQFGFGDAFSMATDDPLKKKREAERFSKFEEEEKNRIESRQRKFFADLLDAARELQLQVQAAQKRRKQRNDGIQAWHGRLRQRATRAEKLRFQALKADDQEAYMKMVEESKNERLTMLLGKTNDLLVRLGAAVQREKDAAHDSIEPLEGSDADLPELSASRTDTPAQSIPEDDEEIDDESDDKAKTGDLLEGQRKYNSAVHSIQEKVTEQPSMLQGGELRTYQIEGLQWMVSLFNNNLNGILADEMGLGKTIQTISLIAHLMENKGVNGPHLIVAPKAVLPNWVNEFTTWAPSISAVLYDGRIDERKALREKYSGEGKFSVLITHYDLIIRDKAFLRKIHWHYLVVDEGHRLKNYDSVLARTLVSGYRIRRRLLLTGTPIQNSLQELWSLLNFLLPNIFNSVENFEEWFNAPFADKCDVSLTDEEQLLVIRRLHHVIRPFILRRRKDEVEKYLPSKTQVILKCDLSAWQKAYYKQVTEQGRVGLSHGSGRSKSLQNLTMQLRKCCNHPYLFVTDYYMQQSENIVRSSGKFELLDRLLPKLHRAGHRVLLFSQMTKLMTILGDYLTLKGYQFLRLDGTTNTGDRGELLKKFNAPDSSYFIFLLSTRAGGLGLNLQTADTVIIFDSDWNPQMDQQAEDRAHRIGQKKEVRVFVLVSVGSVEEVILERAKQKMGIDAKVIQAGLFNTTSTAQDRREMLEEIMRKGTSALGEDVPSEREINRLAARTEEEFWLFEKMDEERRQRENYRSRLIEEHEVPDWVFAEPEINGKGKGSLDQDLPVTGKRHRKEVIREDAISDSLWMKVLENGNEGSKYAAKRRRENPPPSVELPTDNVAVEETVELKSETTTSMASEARSEDTSGWTSQKSNAESSRSGLEASETGMNGLTWKAHKRKRSSLV comes from the exons ATGTCCGCACAGGTGGCCGACACCGACCCGCCTCTTTCCAGCGCCAAGACGCTAATCTGCGCCCTTAATTTCCTCTCCCGCAATCTGCCCCTGCCCCAGCACCTCTACGACGCCGTTTCCTCCATCTACGAACCCCATGCTGCTCCTCAATTCCCCACTCATGGTATTCATCCTGCTGATGCCACCAACGATCCGCTGCCAAAG GAAAAATTGGGTGTTTCAACTTACAATGAGTTAATGTTGGATTTTGAGGATGCGGTGTTGAAGCAGAGATCAGCTTGTTTACCTAGTTCGAAATTATCAGACTTAAAGGAGACCAGGTTTCAGAGCCAAATAAAGCATCGGTTAACTGAACTTGAAG AATTGCCTACAAGTAGAGGCGAGGACCTGCAGTCCAGATGCTTGCTTGAACTCTATGGACTAAAG TTAGCTGAGCTCCAGAGCAAAGTCCGCTCTGAAGTCAGTTCTGAATATTGGCTTCGACTGCATTGTGCAAATCCTGACAAGCAGCTTTTTGATTGGGGAATGATGAGATTACGTCGTCCTCAATTTGGCTTTGGAGATGCTTTTTCTATGGCAACCGATGACCCATTGAAGAAGAAACGAGAGGCTGAG AGGTTTTCAAAATTTGAGGAGGAAGAGAAGAATCGGATAGAGTCTAGGCAAAGGAAATTCTTTGCTGATTTACTTGATGCTGCACGTGAACTACAATTGCAAGTGCAGGCTGCCCAGAAACGGCGGAAACAGAGAAATGACGGTATTCAG GCTTGGCATGGAAGACTGAGGCAAAGAGCTACACGAGCTGAAAAATTGAGGTTCCAAGCTTTGAAAGCTGATGATCAAGAAGCTTACATGAAAATGGTTGAGGAGAGCAAGAATGAGAGATTGACGATGCTCCTTGGAAAAACTAATGATCTCTTAGTTCGCCTGGGTGCTGCTGTTCAACGTGAAAAAGATGCTGCCCATGATAGCATTGAACCCCTGGAAGGTTCAGATGCTGACTTGCCTGAGTTATCTGCTTCAAGGACGGATACACCAGCACAATCAATTCCTGAGGATGATGAAGAGATTGATGACGAGTCTGATGATAAAGCAAAGACTGGTGATTTATTAGAAGGGCAGCGGAAGTATAATTCTGCTGTACACTCTATTCAGGAAAAG GTGACAGAGCAACCATCCATGCTTCAAGGTGGAGAGTTACGAACATACCAAATAGAGGGGCTTCAATGGATGGTGTCACTGTTCAATAACAATCTAAATGGAATTTTAGCTGATGAAATGGGGTTGGGAAAAACAATTCAGACCATCTCTCTGATTGCCCATCTCATGGAAAACAAGGGTGTGAATGGGCCCCACTTGATTGTTGCCCCAAAAGCTGTTCTGCCAAATTGGGTTAATGAATTTACTACTTGGGCTCCTAG TATTTCCGCAGTTCTTTATGATGGACGCATCGATGAAAGAAAGGCCTTGAGAGAAAAGTATTCAGGAGAGGGGAAGTTTAGTGTTTTGATTACCCATTACGATCTTATCATTAGAGATAAAGCATTTTTGAGGAAAATCCACTGGCACTACCTAGTTGTCGACGAAGGACATCGACTTAAAAATTATGATAGTGTGCTTGCACGGACTCTTGTTTCAGG TTACCGAATTCGGCGGAGACTTCTTTTGACTGGAACTCCTATCCAGAATAGTTTGCAGGAACTGTGGTCCCTACTTAACTTTCTCCTTCCTAATATCTTCAATTCAGTCGAAAACTTTGAGGAGTGGTTTAATGCTCCCTTTGCTGACAAATGTGATGTCAGCTTAACAGATGAAGAACAGCTGCTAGTCATTCGTCGTTTGCACCAT GTCATTAGGCCATTTATTTTGAGGAGGAGGAAGGATGAGGTCGAAAAGTACCTACCTAGTAAAACTCAGGTCATACTAAAATGCGACTTGTCCGCATGGCAGAAAGCATATTACAAGCAAGTGACCGAGCAAGGGCGTGTTGGTCTTTCTCATG GTAGTGGTCGTTCGAAAAGTCTTCAGAATCTGACAATGCAGCTCCGGAAATGTTGTAACCACCCATACCTGTTTGTTACGGATTACTATATGCAGCAGAGTGAGAATATTGTCAGGTCATCAGGAAAATTCGAGCTTCTTGATCGCCTACTCCCCAAACTTCATAGAGCCGGGCACAGAGTCCTTCTTTTCTCTCAAATGACTAAGCTCATGACCATACTCGGAGATTATCTGACGCTGAAAGGTTATCAGTTCCTTAGACTTGACGGCACTACCAACACTGGTGACAGGGGTGAATTACTAAAAAAGTTCAATGCGCCCGACTCATCTTACTTCATTTTTCTCCTAAGCACTCGTGCTGGAGGACTCGGTCTGAATTTACAGACTGCAGATACAGTTATCATCTTCGATAGCGACTGGAACCCTCAGATGGACCAGCAGGCAGAAGATCGTGCCCATCGTATTGGCCAGAAGAAGGAGGTCAGAGTTTTTGTGCTCGTCAGTGTTGGATCTGTCGAAGAAGTTATCTTAGAAAGAGCTAAGCAGAAGATGGGTATTGATGCCAAGGTCATTCAAGCAGGATTGTTTAATACAACTTCGACAG CTCAAGACAGGAGGGAGATGTTGGAGGAAATCATGCGTAAAGGCacaagcgcgcttggagaagaCGTGCCAAGTGAAAGAGAGATCAATCGCCTGGCAGCCCGGACAGAGGAGGAGTTTTGGTTATTCGAGAAGATGGACGAGGAGAGAAGGCAGCGAGAAAACTACAGGTCCCGTCTCATAGAAGAACACGAGGTGCCAGATTGGGTATTTGCAGAGCCAGAAATAAACGGCAAGGGTAAAGGATCTCTGGACCAAGACTTGCCTGTAACAGGGAAGAGGCACAGGAAGGAGGTGATTCGTGAGGATGCTATAAGTGATTCACTGTGGATGAAGGTTTTGGAGAACGGGAACGAAGGGTCTAAATATGCTGCTAAAAGGAGAAGAGAGAATCCTCCCCCGTCTGTTGAATTGCCTACAGATAATGTTGCTGTGGAGGAGACTGTGGAGCTCAAGAGTGAGACGACAACGTCCATGGCGAGTGAGGCCAGGAGTGAAGACACCTCTGGCTGGACCTCTCAGAAGTCGAACGCCGAAAGTTCTAGAAGTGGATTAGAAGCTTCGGAAACTGGGATGAATGGCTTGACATGGAAGGCACATAAAAGGAAGAGATCGAGCTTGGTTTAG